The Planctomycetaceae bacterium DNA window ACCAAAGGTATGATACAACAGACTTGTTGACATGGCTTTATCTCCAATAGGTGGTTTATTTTTTTCCCATCTATAATAAAGCTATGTCTTTTTTTTGCAACCTACCAACCCATTTACCGGAAGAGCCTTAATTTTTAGATTAGAAGCGACATTGCTATGCTAAAGTCATACTCCCACATTAACTATATCGTTTAGTACATCATAAAACTTAAATGAAAAATATAAAATATAATAATATTTTCCGCCAGACTCTTTTGCCACATCTGATTACGACAAAGAACAGCAGTTCATCGACTTTAGATTGGGCTGGAATCGACCGCTTCGATTAAAATCTGTTTTTTTGACGGCAGGTACTTACGAATTATTTTCAGCAGTTCCCTGTTATCTAATGGTTTAGCTAAATAACCATCGCAGCCGGCCTCAATACATTTTTTATTATCTCCGATCATTGTGCTAGCCGTCAGTGCAATTATTGGCGTTGTTATTCCTTTTTTTCTAAGAACCTTTGTTGCTTCATAACCGTTCATAAATGGCATTTGCATATCTATTAATATTAGGTCAAATTTTTGAGCAATAGCTTTCTGAACCGTCTCATTTCCATCTGATGCAATTGTTACATCCAGACCCATTCGTTTCAATAGCAACTCAACAAGCATTTGATTGGTTTCGACATCGTCAGCAATGAGTATACGACCTGAAAATTTTGGTTCGCTTAATCTGTCGCTCGGAGAATCTAAGCGTTTGGTAATATTATGTCTATCCAAAAAGGGCTGCCTGGCCACATTAGTACCAGCCGGAATAACCAGTGTGAACGTAGATCCTTTTCCTTCCTGACTTATAAAACTAATTTTTCCCCCGAGCAGTTCTGCCAAGTGTTTTGTAATAGCCAATCCAAGCCCCGTCCCTCCGAATTTGCGGGTAGTGCTTCCGTCAGCCTGCATGAATGGTTCAAATATATTTTCATAATAATCAGACAATATGCCGATACCGGTATCTTCAACATCGAAGCGAATATACGACTGATTGTTTTTTTCTTCCAGAGAAACATTTAAATGCACATATCCATGTTCAGTAAATTTAACGGCATTATTTACGAGATTGAGTAAGCATTGCATCAAACGAGTAGGGTCGGTTTGTATTTGTGCGGGCAGGTCTTTGGTTTCTACTATCTTAAACTCAATACCTTTTTCTGTTACCATTGCCATTATCAGTGATTCAATGGAATTAAGTATTTTTCCGAGTGAATAATCTATAAATTCTATATCAACCTTATTTGCCTCAATTTTGGAAAAGTCCAGAATATCATTTATGATCTCCAAAAGATGCCTGCTGCAGCCGAGAATAGTATCAACATAACTTTTCTGTTCATCTGTAAGTATCTCATCCGCTAAAACTTCGCTGAATCCCATAATAGCGTTCATCGGAGTGCGGATTTCGTGGCTCATGTTAGCCAAAAACTGGCTCTTGGCTATATTGGCGGCTTCAGCCTGTTCCTTGGCCTGTTTTAGCATTTCCTCCGCCTGCTTGCGATCGGTAACGTTCTCATAAGTTCCTAAAATGCCAATTATATTTCCCTGGGAATCCGTTAGAGGCACTTTACTTGTTTTTAACCAGATTTTATCTCCATTTGGAGCGGTTTGAATTTCTTCAAAATTGAGCTTTGAATTTCCTGAATCAATAACGTTTCGGTCATCATCCTGATAGTCTTTGGCCTGCTCCTTCCAGCTCATCTGAAAGTCGTCTTTGCCAATCAGTTCTTCCGATGTATTTTTACCGGCATCTTTAGCAAGAATATCGTTGCAGCCAAGAAACTTAAAATTTTTATCTTTCCAGAATACTCTTACCGGAAGAATGTTAATAATTCTCTGCAGCAACTTTTGAGAATTATTTATTTTTTCCTCTGCCTGCTTGTGTTCCGCGACTTCCTTTTCAAGCTTATTATTTGCGATTAATAATTGAGAGGTATATTTTTGTGCCCGTATATTCCAAAACATAATAAGCAGAGTATATCCTGTTAGAAAGACAGTGGAGAAAAGTCCTGTTATTAAGATACTGCGAAGATACCATTTCTCGTCTACGGTAATCACATAACCAGATGCGGGCAAAATCTTAATAGACCACTTTCGGTCTGCAATTGTAATGACCTCTGTATGCAGCAACGTCGTTTTTTGCAAAGTTTTGTTCAGGTATTCAAATTTTATCGGCGTCTTCCACTTGCGTGATGAATGTAAGCCAAGTAACTCTTCCTGTTGCCCGGTTATATCTGACATAATAACATCCAGTCCCTTCGGAGCAAAAGATACCAAAGCATTATCTATAACATCGTTCACACAAAATACTATCAGAACAAATCCCTTTAGATTATTATGTCCGTTTTCAACAGTATCAGTGGGACGGTTTCTCTCATATACAGGCTTGAACACCAATACGCTTTGTCGAGCGCCGGTTTCCTGTACCAAAGTAACAGGTGTGGTTATGACGGCTTTTCCAGTACCATGAGCTTTCTCCATTGCTTTAAGCCAACTTGGATTCGAGGCAAGATCAAAACCAAAAGCCAGAGCGTTACTCTGATAAGGCTCAATATAATAAACAGGAAAATGTTCATAGCGATCGCCTGCGGCAACCATCTTGCCCTGACTTTGTTTTTCAGTTATTTGAAAATCGGCAAAGCCTTCTTTACGCACCATTTCTTCAAATAATTTCCGCTGTGAATATGACACAAACGGCACCCATCCTGCCGCTTGTATACCGGTCAGCTTTTTTAAAAATGGCTCAACAAATGTTTGGAATTCACTTTTGGTCACGTTTTCTGAACCATCATAGAATAAACCGATAGAATCGAGGAACAATAAATCGATGTCAATTCTTTTCTGAATTGCTGAAGCATAGTCTTTGGCATCCATTCCGAATCGTTCGTGTATCATATGCTGTTCTCTTTTTATCACAGTTTGATACATAAAAATTGATAACGCAATGCCGATGCATATAATCAAAGCCAGAACAATAAGACTTCGCTTTCGCAGAATAGTCAGCATATTGCCCTTTCCACCTTGTTTGTTGATATTCGACGTATTCATTGCCAAATTCTCCTTTTGCGCAGCAATCCCATCGTCTAAACGCAGACACACGATATTTATTAACAAACGGTAATCCACGCTCCATAACTAAAGGTCATTCAGGCACTGTGGCCTGTTTAGTTACAGACTCTCTCTGCTCTCATAAGGTGTGATTGAAGGTACTGATATGTCTGTGAAATGAATTCTCCGGACAATCGTAATAACTGGTACCCTAATCTAATACTTAGTTGGCGTGGGTAATTAATCATTTTTTTTATTTAAATTTACTGTCTCTTCTCCTACGTCGGACTTTATCACAGGTCAGATAAGTTTAATTTTTCTTAAAACAACATAATGTTTACAGGTCTTCTTTTGTTTAAACAGTCCTGATTTTGGAGACGTGATAAATAGTAATTTAAATTGTTTTAATTAAAGCTTAAGTCAAATGAAAATTCATCGAGAAAGAGGTAAAGGGAGTGTAAACCTGATTCTCGTTTCATGGTACCCATTGGCGTGGGAGTCTTTAGGCGAGTAATGGTTCACACCCTTTTTTTATGGCATCTGTTTCCCATATCTCGACCTTGCGACCCTTTAGCCGAGAAACAATAAAAACCTGCATCTATTGCCCCGTACCTGCGGCAGGGCTTTTCGCGAAAAGCGGAACCGTAGAGATGATTGATTTATATTGAATATTTACCCCTGATACTGTATAATTTAGCGTGTGAATAGAATGACATTACATAAACCTGTATTAACGATGCTTGTTGTATGCATTGCCGTACAAGGCTTTTCCGTTGCCAAACCAACTGATGTTTCAAAGCAGAAATGCGACTCGTGTCTCCTGCCGAGTATTTGTTCCGAAACAACCACTCTCTTCTTATCACTGCAAAAGCGTCCCAAAACAGACGGCAGTTTTTCTGCTAAAGATGGATATTATCCGGTCAACACCGGCGGATATAGTTTTTGCAATATCTTCCGCAGAAACACCTGTAAATCGGGCGACCACTTAGATTCTCTCCGCCTGTCAGCAATATCCAACAGTCTTCAATCCCTGTTCTGTCAGTTCATCATTTAAACACCGATTCTTTTTCCCAAACATCGGCGAAGCCTTCATACGGGCTTCATAAATAAATTCAAAAGAGTTTTTCTGCGCCCCCGGTACAGAGAATATCCTATATGAGGTGAACAATGACTACGAAAACTATTCAGGAAAAATTAAACATCATTCAGAACTATTTAAAATCCGGAAACCCGGAAAAAGCATTACGTCTGCTCGGCGAAGAAACGCATCAACCGGAGTTGGAGAACGCGCGGGGCGTTTGCTTGCTGCGGCTGAATAGAATCGATTCCGCGCTGGAAATTTTCAAAGAGATTGTGTTTCAGCATTGCATTTGTATAGCTTCCACGACTCCATCGTTGTACAAAGCCAACTATATGACAGCACTGCTATTAAAGGGCAGCACATCAATGGCGATGGAGTTAGACGGAACACTGAATGACACTGATAATATCCATCCTTATGTGGTGGAATTGAAACAGTTAATACGGAACTTTAAATATACGTTGCCATGGTATCAGCGAATATTGTGTTATGTTGGGGTATATCCGAACAAATCGCTGACGCTGCCGTTTGAGCCGGGCGGTATTTAATGAAACTGCTTAACAGGTGAAGTTCGCCATCGCAATGAATTATAACAAAATATGGAAAGGCCTATTATGGCATCAAAATTATTATCAGGAATTAAAAAAAGTTTTGTGGCAGGTCTGCTTCTGATACTGCCGCTGATTATTACACTTTTAATTTTTCGGTTTTTGTTCGGTATTATCACAGGACTGTTTTCGCCGATCCTGTTGCATTTTTTCCAGGTCATTCCAATCTGGCTGAAAGCGTTTATTTCAGTCACCATCCTTATTGTACTGGTCTGCGGGCTTGGCATCCTGACCGGTCATTTTCTGGGGCGGTGGTTCTGGAATTGGTTCGAATATATTTTAATGCAGATCCCCCTGTTGCGAAGCATTTACATCGCTTCACGGGAGGTTGTCGGCGTATTTCACAGTTCGAATCAGACTAACTTTAAAGAAGTGGTTATGGTCGAATTTCCGCGTGCAGGTATGAAGTCTCTTGGCTGATGACACTGGCAGCGACTGTTATAAAATATTTATTCCCACCACTCCAAATCCAACCACAGGATTTCTGGAGATTGTCGAAAAATCAGCAGTCGTTCGATGCGATATGAGCGTTGAAGATGGTATTAAAATGATCATGTCGGGCGGGATCCTGGGGCCGGAAAGGATTTCCTCACCAATGAGCTCGATTCAGCATTCGCAAGTATAGTCTTCTGAACCCGGCCGGCAGAAAGGATTTGACAAATAACAGGAATACTTTTGCTATCTGGGCTAACTAACCCAACATGTCTTGCATTTGATAAAAGTGGCAATCTCTCGAGATATCTTGGGGCACCTCACGAACGTCTTTACGCCTTGTTCTTTTTCTTCTCTAAAAAATTCCGCCTTTATTTAGAATGCACAACTTTTCGTTTGCGTCCAGTAAGCGATAGCCGAACTGGAATCGATATTGACTATTAACTACAGGCTATTGGCTACTAAACTATTAACTAAAATAGCACGATTGTGCTAAAACAGCCGTTTTCAGGTGTCACGCGTTGTAGCGAAGCGTTGGAGCCGCAGCGGAAACCCTCGATTCTTTAGGTTTTTTCTTCTTCGAAAAGAAAAAACAAAGGGGGCCGACTTTAGACTTTAAATTCAGCCGGTACGATTCACAAGCGATTTACTCGACAATCTTCTGACAAAGTCTATATTTATCTTTTATTTTACTGCCGGTATGGCTATACTGTTCCGTTTCATAAACCCAAAAACAATTCTACGAAAGGAAGTATATGACCGGTTTGAAAAATGTTTTGATATCGATAACGGTAGTTTTATTGATGGCTAACCTTGCCTGCGCGAAGAAAAAGGCAAAGGAAGTCAAAGAGCCCGCTGCTGAAACAAAAGCCACAGCAACGTATGACGCAAATGAAACTAAAAAGGCCGAACCTGCTCCGGCAGTTGAGGCAGCAGCACCCACAGCACCTGTAATTGAATTTAACGAGCCCAAAATGGACCCAAACGCATTAGTTGCAACAGTCAATGGAACAAAAATCACAGCAGGTCAAATCGATACAGTTCTCGATGCAAGACTTGAGCAGATGGCAAGCAGAATTCCGCCGAATATGAAAGACCAGTACCGCCAGCAGATGAGAAAACGTCTGGTTGAGCAGATGGTTATCGAAGAAATCCTTACTCAAAAGGAAAAGACACTGAATATCACCGTCAGCCAGGCTGATGTAAACGCACAGGTTCAGGAACAGATGAAATCACAGAACCTGAATTTGGACGAGTTTAAAGCCCTTTTAAAGAACTATGGCACAACCTACGCTGAATTCGAACAGAATATGCGTAAGAAGCTGATGTTTGAAAAGCTGATGGAAGGCGAATTCAAAAATAACATCAAAGAGCCGAACGACGCAGCTGTTAAAGCGTTTTATAATGAGAACAGTGACCAGTTCAAAGAGCCGGAATCAATTCATACAAAGCACATCCTTATCAAGCCTGCCGACGGCAACGACCCGAACAAGGCAAAAGCCGAAGCAAAAGTAAAGGCTGAAGAAGTTCTGAAGAAAGTAAAAGACGGCGGAAACTTTGAAGAGCTGGCGAAAGAATATTCAGCTTGTCCGTCA harbors:
- a CDS encoding peptidylprolyl isomerase; the encoded protein is MTGLKNVLISITVVLLMANLACAKKKAKEVKEPAAETKATATYDANETKKAEPAPAVEAAAPTAPVIEFNEPKMDPNALVATVNGTKITAGQIDTVLDARLEQMASRIPPNMKDQYRQQMRKRLVEQMVIEEILTQKEKTLNITVSQADVNAQVQEQMKSQNLNLDEFKALLKNYGTTYAEFEQNMRKKLMFEKLMEGEFKNNIKEPNDAAVKAFYNENSDQFKEPESIHTKHILIKPADGNDPNKAKAEAKVKAEEVLKKVKDGGNFEELAKEYSACPSAKNGGDLGDAPKGSFVPAFEKAAYALEPNQVSDVVETEFGYHIIKLISHKDANTVSLDQAKEKIAQHLSNQQKQDVVVNYIQKIKKEADIKFTDPNDNFEIPAPKPAAPARPEADKSEPNAQK
- a CDS encoding DUF502 domain-containing protein is translated as MASKLLSGIKKSFVAGLLLILPLIITLLIFRFLFGIITGLFSPILLHFFQVIPIWLKAFISVTILIVLVCGLGILTGHFLGRWFWNWFEYILMQIPLLRSIYIASREVVGVFHSSNQTNFKEVVMVEFPRAGMKSLG
- a CDS encoding CHASE domain-containing protein, which translates into the protein MNTSNINKQGGKGNMLTILRKRSLIVLALIICIGIALSIFMYQTVIKREQHMIHERFGMDAKDYASAIQKRIDIDLLFLDSIGLFYDGSENVTKSEFQTFVEPFLKKLTGIQAAGWVPFVSYSQRKLFEEMVRKEGFADFQITEKQSQGKMVAAGDRYEHFPVYYIEPYQSNALAFGFDLASNPSWLKAMEKAHGTGKAVITTPVTLVQETGARQSVLVFKPVYERNRPTDTVENGHNNLKGFVLIVFCVNDVIDNALVSFAPKGLDVIMSDITGQQEELLGLHSSRKWKTPIKFEYLNKTLQKTTLLHTEVITIADRKWSIKILPASGYVITVDEKWYLRSILITGLFSTVFLTGYTLLIMFWNIRAQKYTSQLLIANNKLEKEVAEHKQAEEKINNSQKLLQRIINILPVRVFWKDKNFKFLGCNDILAKDAGKNTSEELIGKDDFQMSWKEQAKDYQDDDRNVIDSGNSKLNFEEIQTAPNGDKIWLKTSKVPLTDSQGNIIGILGTYENVTDRKQAEEMLKQAKEQAEAANIAKSQFLANMSHEIRTPMNAIMGFSEVLADEILTDEQKSYVDTILGCSRHLLEIINDILDFSKIEANKVDIEFIDYSLGKILNSIESLIMAMVTEKGIEFKIVETKDLPAQIQTDPTRLMQCLLNLVNNAVKFTEHGYVHLNVSLEEKNNQSYIRFDVEDTGIGILSDYYENIFEPFMQADGSTTRKFGGTGLGLAITKHLAELLGGKISFISQEGKGSTFTLVIPAGTNVARQPFLDRHNITKRLDSPSDRLSEPKFSGRILIADDVETNQMLVELLLKRMGLDVTIASDGNETVQKAIAQKFDLILIDMQMPFMNGYEATKVLRKKGITTPIIALTASTMIGDNKKCIEAGCDGYLAKPLDNRELLKIIRKYLPSKKQILIEAVDSSPI